GGCTGGCGAGATCTTCTCAGCTGCGGCAGACGCGAAGGCTGGTTCACTCGACAGACTGACCCAGGCTCAGGCAGTGGAGATCGTTTGTCAGGTCCTCGATCAGCCGTCTGAATCAACTCAGAGACATCTTCGCCGGTTGGCCGACGCCTATACTCTGTTTGCGTTTCTCCGAGAGACCCCAGATGTGCAGAAGGTCGTAGTAAAAATATTCTCGGAAGGAGATCTGTGGCTAGATACCACGGTTATACTCCCGCTGCTAGCAGAGACTCTGCTACTCGACCGTCAGGCGCGTCATTACACGGTGCTCTTGCGGGCTGCACTGGATGCTGGTTTAAGGCTTTATGTAACCGATTGAGTCATCGAAGAAGTTGAGCGACATATCAATAAATGCCTCACCTTCTCTCGGGTTGGCGCAAATGACTGGAGGTCGGCTTCGGTTCCGTTCCTCTATTCGGTGTATGCGTCGACCGGTCGTTCAAGGCTTGAATTTTCGGCGTGGCTCAATGGATTTCGTGGCCAAGTGAGACCAATGGATGATGTGCGGGACTTGCTGAGGGAAGATTTTGGCATACGACATCGCGATCTGACGGACCTTTCGGATGGTGCGCCGCTACAGCTCCGGGCTGCGGTTCAAGAAGTCTGGAACGAGGTTCACGAGAAGCGGCGGGCAAGTGATAAAGACGAGCTTGATGCGTTGACAAGGCAACGCCTGGTTGCGCACGATGTCGAGAACTGCGTGGGGGTGATGCAGCTTCGGCGTCAAGAACTTGCATCTCCTATGGGGTATAGGTCGTGGTGGGTCACCTTGGATAGAACCGCTTTCTCCCTCGCGAAAGAATTAAGCATCCGTCTCGGTCCGGATGCGCCTAGATCGCCAGCATTGAGTCCTGATTTCCTAACCGAATTTCTGCGGCTTGGGCCGCTCCGGAGTCAGATCGAGAAGGACATGCGAGACAGCCTTCCACTGTTGACGGATATCTCGCGGAGCGAGCGCCTTCCAAAGGATCTAGTGGCTCTGGCGGATCGCGTGCGCGCTGAATGCGCTGGAATGCCAGAAAGGCAGATTCGCCGTGAGGTTCGGGATGCCCTGGACACAGCCCGACTCCAGATCGGATCGGAAGCCCGGGGCGGCCTCAAGAAGGTTGAAGAGAGGCTGATCCAGAAGATCAGCGCGCAGCGAGACGAAGTCGACCCCCGATAGTTCGTGGACCCGACTCGCAATCACTAGCTGTGAGATCCCGCGCGCCCGGCACAATATGGTCATGGACGATGGGGCGCGCGTGGGCACGAGGATCGCCCTGCTTCGCAAGCACCGGCAGCTCACTCAGCACGGTCTGGCGACGCTGGCGAATGTCTCGTACAGCCTGCTGACCAAGGTCGAGAGCGGCAGTCGGCCGGCAACAGAGGGATTTCTGGCGGCCTGTGCCCGGGCGCTCGGCGTCGAGGTCGCTGTACTGCTGGACGATTCGTTGCCTGAAACGACGCAGGATCAGCGGTTGGGAAAGATGCTGAGTCGCGTACGTACGCAGCTCGACCTGTACGACTTGGAGCCTGACGAGTCGATCACGCCCCGGCCGTTGCATGTCCTTCGGGAAGCCGTGCGCGGCGCCAACATCGTGGGCCAGGCGGCGCGGTACGAATCGATGGTGCCGGTGCTCCCGGGCCTGTACGCCGAGCTGCATGCGGCGGCGAACACCTGGACGGGTGCCGATCGCGCCGACGCGTGGGGTTTGCTCGCCGAAGCGTATCGATGTGCGCACACGGTGGGGATCGCGGCGGGTTATCCGGATCTGTCCTTGACCGCGCTGAATCGAATGGACTGGGCTGCCGGACAGGCCGGAGATCGAGCGCCCGCCTTGCGTGCAGCTCGTGAGTACTTGCGGGTCACGGCGTATCTGCGCAAACGCGACTATGAGACGTGCTGGAATCTGAACGCTGCCGGCAGGGCTCACCTTGAGGGGACGGACGCGCGAACGCCGGGGGCGTTGATCGCCTCTGGTCAGCTCTACTTGGGCGCCGCTGTCCTTGCGGCGCGGACGGGGGATGCGTCGACGGTTCGCGACTACCTTGACGAGGCCGAGCGCTTCGCGAGTCGTACCGGTGAGGATCTGGAGACATTCTGGTTCGGGTTCGGTCCGACCAACGTCGCCGCGCACCGGGTCATCACGATGATTGAGCTGGGCGACTACTCGCACGCCATCCACTTGGGCGAGTTCATCCAGTTCCCCCGCGGCTGGCTGCCGACGCGGATTGGGCATCACCACTTCGACCTTGCGCGCGCGTACCAGCGCCTGAATCTTCCTGATCACGCGTTGCGGCATCTGCACACCGCCCGTCAGGTTGCGCCCGGACAAGCCCGCCGGCACCCGCACGTACGGGGCGTGGTGATGGATCTGCTGTCCACATCGCGGCATCCGTCCGAGGCCCTTACCCGGTACGCCGCCTGGATCGGTCTCTGACAAGCCGTCCGCCCTTTCACAAGCTGTGAAAGTTGCCGTCTTCACCCGCCGACACGATTGATCACGTAGCGCATCGATGCCGCTACCGAAGCGCTTGCTTCGTCCTCAACGACAACGGGTGTTGATCATGGTTACGGCGTTCTGGTTCCTCGTACTTGCTGGTGTCGCCTTGGACGGCGTCCTCCTCGGCCTGCTGCGCCGCACACGCGGGAACGCCTTATGAGCACGCCGACCACGGAACAGCCGAAACGCCGGGTCCGCGTTTGGCTCGGTGAGCACAAGGTCATCGACCACATCTCCGAACCGGCGGCAGCGGCCCGCTTCGAAGAGCTGATGCGGCGCCAGCACAGGACTCTGCGAATCACGAACGATCCCGCGGAGACGGAACAGTGACCGGGAAGGCGCCGGCCGTCGCGTACGTGAACGCGAACCTGCTGATCACCGAGTCCGAGGTGACCAGAGTGCGCGAGAGCATGGCGCGCTTCGCTGACGAATGGGGCTACGACCTCGACAGAGTCCATGTCGAAGACCGCACGTCGGGCCGTAGCGCGTTCAACGCGATGGTCACGCAACTGACCGCCGAGGACATCACGACGGTTCTGGTCCCGAGCCTCCATCACTTCGCTGGAATCGGTCACCCCGTGGAGGTCAAGAACCACCTCCAGCTCCTCACGGCCGGGCGAGTCATTCCTACCGGCACCACCTGAGCGGCGGGGTTGGCGTGCCGATCCCTGTGTCCGCGTCAACCCTGCCTTCCACTCCGCGCCCCTGCCTCGGTCACCCCTCCTCAACTCCTCCCGAGCCAGGGGCGCGGTCACGCCCAGACCCGAACGGACCAGCGATGCCGAAGCCCACCCGGCCATCGCGACAGCCCTGCCCCGCCTGCAACGGCACGTCGTGGAAGGTCATCCAGAAAACCCGCATCAAGAACGGCAAGGTAATAACCGTCCCCGAACACGAACCCTGCCCAGCCTGCAATGGCACCGGCTGGGCCAAGTAGGACCCCGGCAGGTCCACTTGCTGTGGTGGTGGCCCCGGCTGTACCACCGAGCCTTCATCCGGGGCAGGATCTGCACCCCACGGCCAGCCCATACGGCCACCTCA
The genomic region above belongs to Kribbella solani and contains:
- a CDS encoding helix-turn-helix domain-containing protein → MDDGARVGTRIALLRKHRQLTQHGLATLANVSYSLLTKVESGSRPATEGFLAACARALGVEVAVLLDDSLPETTQDQRLGKMLSRVRTQLDLYDLEPDESITPRPLHVLREAVRGANIVGQAARYESMVPVLPGLYAELHAAANTWTGADRADAWGLLAEAYRCAHTVGIAAGYPDLSLTALNRMDWAAGQAGDRAPALRAAREYLRVTAYLRKRDYETCWNLNAAGRAHLEGTDARTPGALIASGQLYLGAAVLAARTGDASTVRDYLDEAERFASRTGEDLETFWFGFGPTNVAAHRVITMIELGDYSHAIHLGEFIQFPRGWLPTRIGHHHFDLARAYQRLNLPDHALRHLHTARQVAPGQARRHPHVRGVVMDLLSTSRHPSEALTRYAAWIGL
- a CDS encoding recombinase family protein, with protein sequence MTGKAPAVAYVNANLLITESEVTRVRESMARFADEWGYDLDRVHVEDRTSGRSAFNAMVTQLTAEDITTVLVPSLHHFAGIGHPVEVKNHLQLLTAGRVIPTGTT